In Populus alba chromosome 1, ASM523922v2, whole genome shotgun sequence, a single window of DNA contains:
- the LOC118027504 gene encoding pentatricopeptide repeat-containing protein At4g20090, which produces MISRPFPAQKSVFNYVLAHSRTTIPNPIPKILPCSLSTAFPSSSSSSSISSQNSDSTYKLTHKDWLSPNEVIKIFENLKDPNSIISVWNQYSKRKDYKPNEALYTQVINKLAQAKNFDAIEDIMQKMKLDKSCRLSNDFFHSVIKIYGQLAGRIKKAMETLLDMPKGYNCWPNVKSFNLVLNLLVSAKVFDVVHEVYLQAPMLGIEIDVCSLNILIKGLCENGDLEAAFNVLDEFPEQRCEPNVRTFSTLMHGLCKKGKVEEAFGLLERMEKEGIDADTITFNILISGLRKQGKVLEGLELLERMNIKGCEPNAGSYQEILYGLLDAEKYVEGKEFMVRMIEQGVDPSFVSYKKLIHGLCKERLLRDLDWVLKQMARQGFVPKMGMWLQMVQSVVSVSYSSNHVSLSEIVSCENI; this is translated from the coding sequence ATGATTTCACGTCCGTTTCCTGCTCAAAAATCAGTCTTTAACTATGTTTTAGCTCATTCAAGAACCACTATTCCAAACCCAATTCCTAAAATCCTTCCTTGTTCACTCTCTACagcatttccttcttcttcttcttcttcttcaatatcATCACAAAATTCTGATTCCACGTACAAATTGACCCACAAAGACTGGTTATCTCCAAATGAAGTCATAAAGATCTTTGAAAATCTGAAAGACCCAAATTCAATAATCTCAGTATGGAACCAATACTCAAAGAGGAAAGACTATAAACCCAATGAAGCCCTTTACACTCAGGTCATAAACAAGCTTGCACAAGCCAAAAACTTTGATGCGATTGAAGACATAATGCAAAAAATGAAACTTGACAAGTCATGTCGTTTATCGAACGATTTCTTTCACAGTGTGATCAAGATTTATGGCCAATTAGCGGGTCGAATCAAGAAAGCAATGGAGACCCTTCTTGATATGCCAAAAGGGTATAACTGTTGGCCTAATGTGAAAAGTTTCAATCTTGTATTGAACTTGCTTGTATCTGCAAAAGTTTTTGATGTAGTTCATGAGGTGTATTTGCAAGCTCCTATGTTGGGTATAGAGATTGATGTTTGTTCTCTTAATATTCTCATTAAGGGGTTATGTGAGAATGGGGATTTGGAGGCTGCATTCAATGTGCTTGATGAATTTCCTGAACAAAGGTGTGAGCCCAATGTGAGAACGTTTTCGACTCTAATGCATGGGTTGTGCAAGAAAGGGAAGGTGGAGGAAGCATTTGGTTTGCTGGAGAGGATGGAAAAGGAGGGTATTGATGCGGATACGATCACTTTCAATATCTTGATTTCTGGGCTAAGAAAGCAGGGCAAAGTTTTGGAGGGGCTGGAGTTGTTGGAGAGAATGAATATTAAAGGGTGTGAACCAAATGCAGGGTCTTATCAAGAGATATTGTATGGTTTGCTTGATGCAGAGAAGTACGTTGAGGGAAAAGAATTTATGGTTAGGATGATTGAGCAGGGAGTTGATCCTAGTTTTGTGTCCTACAAGAAGTTGATTCATGGACTTTGCAAGGAAAGGTTGCTAAGGGATTTGGATTGGGTTTTGAAGCAAATGGCAAGGCAAGGTTTTGTTCCCAAGATGGGAATGTGGTTGCAGATGGTTCAAAGTGTGGTTTCCGTCAGTTATAGTTCCAACCATGTTTCTCTGAGTGAAATTGTTAGTTGTGAGAATATTTGA